Proteins from a genomic interval of Niabella soli DSM 19437:
- a CDS encoding glycoside hydrolase family 16 protein translates to MQKSISFFIGVLGLFPGMLYGQPAGYSLVWADEFNKNGAPDTTAWRFENGFERNNELQWYQPQNAWCHKGYLIIEARRERRPNPLYQAGSSDWRKRRSTIDYTSASLNTRNTQSWKYGRFVMRAKITTADGLWPAFWTLGIKKEWPSNGEIDIMEYYRGMLLANIACGTGERYKAKWFSVKKPLASFADKNWSNRFHIWRMDWDETAIKLYVDDKLLGQVQLDALTNPDGFNPFKQPHYILLNLAIGGDNGGDPSGTRFPRRYLVDYVRVYQKK, encoded by the coding sequence ATGCAAAAATCTATATCTTTTTTTATCGGGGTCCTGGGTTTGTTTCCAGGAATGTTATATGGTCAGCCGGCCGGCTATAGCCTCGTTTGGGCCGATGAATTCAATAAAAATGGCGCACCGGATACCACGGCCTGGCGCTTTGAAAACGGCTTTGAAAGAAATAATGAATTACAATGGTACCAGCCGCAAAACGCCTGGTGCCACAAAGGGTATCTTATCATCGAAGCCCGGAGGGAACGGCGGCCGAATCCACTATATCAGGCAGGAAGCAGCGATTGGCGCAAGCGCCGGAGCACAATAGATTATACGTCGGCAAGCCTTAATACCCGTAATACCCAAAGCTGGAAATATGGCCGGTTTGTAATGCGCGCAAAAATTACAACGGCAGATGGGCTCTGGCCGGCATTTTGGACACTCGGTATTAAAAAAGAGTGGCCCTCTAACGGGGAGATCGATATTATGGAATATTACCGGGGAATGCTGCTGGCGAATATTGCGTGCGGCACCGGCGAACGTTATAAGGCAAAATGGTTTTCTGTAAAGAAACCGTTGGCTTCTTTTGCGGATAAAAACTGGAGCAACCGGTTCCATATCTGGCGGATGGACTGGGATGAAACAGCTATCAAATTATATGTGGACGATAAGTTGCTGGGCCAGGTGCAACTGGATGCATTGACGAACCCGGATGGTTTCAATCCTTTTAAACAGCCGCATTATATTTTACTAAATCTTGCCATCGGCGGTGACAATGGCGGTGATCCTTCAGGGACGCGGTTCCCCCGCCGGTACCTGGTAGATTATGTGCGGGTGTATCAAAAAAAATAA
- a CDS encoding DUF2264 domain-containing protein: MKRIVCFIVFVFVLNHSYSQPQSDNGRAQWVSRLDKIVRPVFENLSRNTLHSNMPKDISPVSDNPKERIKAQYLEALGRALSGIGPWLNGEGGAKEEVRLRDQYRQWVLVAIKNATDSTQADYVLWKGGQPLVDASFFALGLIRAPWIWQHLDESTKKNVVSCLKQTRNTVPGYNNWILFSGMIEAFFLKYGYDYNPMTIEYGVRTFMYQWYVGDGMFSDGDHFHNDYYNSYVIQPYLKEIIAIANEKTGRYKAEQERLAKINDRYAEIQERSINADGSFPAYGRSIVYRSGVFHHLANMSYKEQLPRSIAPAQVREALYAVIQKTLAPAGTYDKNGWMVIGLNGKQYGLADSYNNQGSLYLCTEVFLPLGLPASAPFWKDAPKPWSSKAIWNGQDFHGDHAVDLK, encoded by the coding sequence ATGAAAAGAATAGTTTGCTTCATTGTTTTCGTATTTGTGCTGAACCATTCGTATAGCCAGCCGCAAAGCGATAACGGACGGGCACAATGGGTATCAAGGCTGGATAAGATCGTACGGCCGGTATTTGAAAACCTTTCCCGGAACACCCTGCACAGCAATATGCCGAAAGATATATCACCGGTCAGCGACAATCCCAAAGAAAGAATTAAGGCACAATACCTCGAGGCCCTCGGACGTGCCTTAAGCGGCATAGGACCCTGGCTGAACGGGGAAGGCGGTGCAAAAGAAGAAGTGCGCCTGCGCGATCAATACCGCCAATGGGTGCTGGTGGCAATAAAAAATGCAACCGACAGTACACAGGCAGATTATGTATTATGGAAAGGCGGGCAGCCATTGGTGGACGCTTCTTTTTTCGCCTTAGGATTAATACGGGCTCCCTGGATCTGGCAGCACTTGGATGAATCAACCAAAAAAAATGTGGTTAGTTGCCTGAAACAAACCCGCAACACCGTTCCCGGTTATAATAATTGGATCCTGTTTTCGGGAATGATTGAAGCCTTCTTCCTGAAATATGGATACGATTATAATCCCATGACCATTGAATACGGCGTGCGCACTTTTATGTATCAATGGTATGTGGGCGATGGGATGTTTAGCGATGGCGATCATTTTCATAACGACTATTATAACAGTTATGTGATCCAGCCTTACCTGAAAGAGATCATTGCTATCGCTAATGAGAAAACGGGGCGTTATAAAGCAGAACAGGAACGGCTTGCTAAAATAAACGACCGCTATGCTGAGATCCAGGAGCGCTCGATCAATGCGGATGGAAGTTTCCCAGCCTACGGGCGTTCTATTGTATACCGCTCCGGCGTATTTCATCATTTGGCTAATATGAGTTATAAAGAGCAATTGCCCCGCTCCATAGCCCCGGCACAGGTACGGGAAGCTTTATATGCCGTTATCCAAAAAACATTGGCGCCGGCCGGCACCTATGACAAAAACGGATGGATGGTCATTGGACTCAACGGGAAACAATACGGATTGGCAGACAGCTACAACAACCAGGGCAGCCTGTACCTGTGCACAGAAGTGTTTCTCCCGTTGGGGCTTCCGGCCAGTGCACCGTTCTGGAAAGATGCGCCGAAACCCTGGTCTTCAAAAGCTATATGGAACGGACAGGATTTTCACGGGGATCATGCAGTTGATTTGAAATAA
- a CDS encoding glycoside hydrolase family 27 protein — translation MCRIYKWIVVLLCLSHQLYAQSFKNWALTPPMGWNSWDCYGPTVTEPEVKANADYMAAHLKSYGWQYIIVDIRWYVENDKAGGYNQTDPRYVLDQYGRYLPAVNRFPSAANGKGFKALADSIHAKGLKFGIHIMRGIPREAVAKKMPVKGTSVTADQLYTTAEQCQWLKDNYTVAANRPGAQAYYNSLMELYAAWGVDFIKVDDLSRPYHQEEIELIRKAIDHAGRPIVLSTSPGETPIDKAAHVQTHANMWRMVDDVWDTWPHFTHLIKVAAQWYPYIKPGGWPDCDMIPLGRISIRGERGADRPTRLTKDEQYSLMTFFTIFRSPLMFGGDLPSMDLFTLSLLTNKAVLKMHRESTGTRQLFSRNGQVAVTARNPRTGERYLALFNLSDDAAPATISVNLTELGIKNGAGIKNLWTGQFEGKVRGNFSVSLRPHASGLYIIK, via the coding sequence ATGTGCCGGATTTATAAATGGATTGTTGTACTGCTTTGTTTGTCGCACCAGCTCTATGCGCAGTCTTTTAAAAACTGGGCGTTAACACCACCCATGGGATGGAATAGTTGGGATTGTTACGGGCCCACGGTAACAGAACCGGAAGTAAAGGCCAATGCCGATTACATGGCAGCGCACCTGAAATCCTACGGCTGGCAATACATTATTGTTGATATCCGCTGGTATGTTGAAAACGATAAAGCCGGCGGGTATAATCAAACGGATCCGCGCTATGTGCTGGATCAATATGGGAGATACCTGCCTGCAGTTAACAGGTTCCCCTCAGCGGCCAATGGCAAGGGCTTTAAAGCGTTGGCAGATTCTATACACGCAAAGGGACTTAAATTCGGCATCCACATCATGCGGGGTATACCCCGGGAAGCGGTTGCGAAAAAAATGCCGGTGAAAGGAACCTCTGTTACAGCAGACCAGCTCTATACTACTGCGGAGCAATGCCAGTGGCTAAAAGATAATTATACAGTGGCGGCCAACCGGCCGGGCGCCCAGGCGTACTACAATTCATTAATGGAGCTCTATGCCGCCTGGGGCGTGGATTTTATAAAGGTAGATGATCTTTCCCGGCCGTATCACCAGGAGGAGATAGAGCTGATCCGAAAGGCCATTGACCATGCCGGGCGACCAATTGTGTTAAGCACGTCTCCCGGTGAAACACCTATTGATAAAGCCGCTCATGTGCAAACACATGCAAATATGTGGCGTATGGTGGATGATGTATGGGATACCTGGCCGCATTTTACACACCTGATAAAAGTGGCTGCGCAATGGTATCCTTATATAAAACCCGGCGGCTGGCCCGATTGTGATATGATCCCGCTGGGCAGGATCTCGATCCGGGGAGAACGCGGCGCCGACCGGCCAACCCGCCTCACAAAAGATGAACAATATTCTTTAATGACCTTCTTTACCATTTTTCGCTCCCCGTTGATGTTTGGAGGGGATTTGCCCAGTATGGACCTGTTCACCTTAAGTCTGCTGACCAATAAAGCCGTATTAAAAATGCACCGGGAGAGTACCGGCACCCGCCAGTTATTTTCCCGGAATGGGCAGGTAGCTGTAACGGCGCGCAATCCCCGGACGGGCGAACGGTACCTGGCATTGTTCAATCTGTCGGATGACGCGGCCCCGGCGACCATTTCCGTAAACCTCACTGAACTGGGTATAAAAAACGGTGCGGGTATAAAGAATCTATGGACCGGGCAGTTTGAGGGGAAGGTCCGTGGTAATTTTTCCGTCAGTTTACGCCCGCACGCTTCGGGTCTTTATATAATTAAATAG
- a CDS encoding alpha-L-arabinofuranosidase C-terminal domain-containing protein, which translates to MKQNVTFFIFLLLSLGAIAQNKTFVVGVNRPGAAVSPTMYGVFFEDINMGADGGIYAELVKNRSFEFFKPLMGWKVEQHNFREGAVLVLNRKEKNTANPRFLQITLDHNSKEDLSLTNEGFRGMGIKKGLRYDFSFLYATAAPGIKLYVELLDRDNKIMGATTVTLSASGTVWKKRAVSFVATQTEEKGRLRISFEGDGKIDLDMISLFPSDTWKGRKGGMRADMVQLLADMKPGFIRFPGGCIVEGFDLSQRYQWKKTIGPVEERQLIINRWNFEFPQRAAPDYFQTFGLGFFEYFQLAEDIGAEPLPILNCGMACQFNSAELVPLDQLDPYIQDALDLIEFANGPATSKWGKIRADMGHPQPFHLKMMGVGNENWGPQYLARLRLFQKAIKARYPEFKIIASSGTDPDGKRFEYLNDSLRKLKVDFIDEHYYRPPQWFFSNAARYDQYPRTQTKVFAGEYASHPKVAPEKKNNWLAALSEAAFLTGLERNADVVGMASYAPLFAHVDGWQWAPDLIWVDNLNVFGTPDYYVQKLFSLNKGTKIIPLTMDHKPVTGQDSLYASAVWDEPAKELVIKVVNALPKTQTVALSLEGLKKQRITGKVTRLQSDDLYRTNSIKTPRAVYPVETQLELSGKQPALQLAPYSFNIIRIPY; encoded by the coding sequence ATGAAACAAAATGTAACCTTTTTTATTTTTCTTTTATTGTCGCTCGGGGCCATTGCTCAAAACAAAACTTTTGTAGTGGGTGTAAACCGGCCTGGCGCGGCGGTTTCACCCACAATGTACGGTGTTTTTTTTGAGGATATCAATATGGGCGCAGACGGAGGTATTTATGCGGAACTGGTGAAGAATCGGTCTTTTGAGTTTTTTAAACCGCTGATGGGATGGAAAGTGGAACAACACAACTTCCGTGAAGGTGCCGTATTAGTGCTCAATCGCAAAGAAAAGAATACGGCAAACCCACGCTTCCTGCAGATTACCCTGGATCATAACAGCAAAGAAGATCTTTCGCTGACCAATGAAGGGTTCCGGGGGATGGGCATCAAAAAGGGATTACGTTACGACTTTTCTTTTTTGTATGCCACTGCCGCCCCGGGCATTAAGCTTTATGTTGAATTATTGGATCGGGATAATAAAATAATGGGTGCTACGACCGTAACCCTCTCCGCCAGCGGTACTGTATGGAAAAAACGAGCGGTCAGCTTTGTGGCTACGCAAACAGAAGAAAAAGGCCGGCTGCGGATCTCTTTTGAAGGCGATGGGAAAATCGACCTCGATATGATCTCGTTGTTTCCTTCAGATACCTGGAAGGGCCGGAAAGGAGGGATGCGTGCCGATATGGTACAACTACTGGCAGACATGAAACCAGGCTTTATCCGTTTCCCGGGAGGCTGTATCGTGGAGGGATTCGATCTGTCGCAACGCTACCAATGGAAGAAAACAATTGGCCCGGTAGAAGAGCGGCAATTAATTATTAATCGCTGGAATTTCGAATTCCCGCAGCGTGCAGCGCCGGATTATTTTCAAACTTTCGGGTTGGGTTTTTTTGAATATTTTCAACTGGCCGAAGATATCGGCGCCGAGCCGTTACCGATATTGAATTGCGGAATGGCCTGTCAATTCAATTCAGCAGAGCTGGTACCGTTAGATCAGTTAGATCCCTATATCCAGGACGCCCTCGACCTTATTGAATTTGCCAATGGACCGGCTACATCAAAATGGGGAAAAATACGGGCGGATATGGGGCATCCGCAGCCCTTTCATTTAAAAATGATGGGGGTGGGCAACGAGAACTGGGGCCCGCAGTATTTAGCGCGGTTACGACTTTTTCAAAAGGCAATAAAAGCCCGCTACCCGGAATTTAAGATTATCGCCAGTTCGGGAACAGATCCTGATGGCAAGCGGTTTGAATACCTGAATGACAGTCTTCGAAAACTAAAAGTAGATTTTATCGACGAGCACTATTACCGCCCGCCACAATGGTTTTTCAGCAATGCGGCGCGTTATGATCAGTACCCGCGCACCCAAACAAAAGTGTTCGCCGGAGAATATGCCTCGCACCCGAAGGTAGCGCCCGAAAAAAAGAATAACTGGCTGGCAGCCTTGTCTGAAGCGGCCTTCCTTACCGGGCTGGAACGCAATGCCGATGTAGTGGGTATGGCTTCCTATGCGCCTTTATTTGCGCACGTGGATGGCTGGCAATGGGCGCCGGACCTCATTTGGGTAGATAACCTGAATGTTTTTGGCACACCGGATTATTACGTGCAAAAACTGTTTTCATTAAATAAGGGCACAAAAATAATTCCGCTTACAATGGATCATAAACCCGTTACAGGCCAGGATAGTTTGTATGCGTCGGCGGTATGGGATGAACCGGCCAAAGAGCTTGTTATAAAAGTGGTCAATGCCCTACCAAAGACCCAAACGGTTGCCCTCTCGCTGGAAGGATTAAAAAAACAGCGGATCACCGGCAAGGTTACCCGTTTACAAAGTGATGATCTTTATCGGACCAACTCGATAAAAACTCCAAGGGCTGTTTATCCCGTAGAAACGCAATTGGAGCTGTCTGGCAAACAACCGGCATTGCAATTGGCCCCGTATTCATTTAATATAATAAGAATCCCGTATTAA
- a CDS encoding family 43 glycosylhydrolase yields MKWLLLLLAGLTVNSAGRLHAQAGKTAGIVSKYSAYLFVYFTGNQKKEEAIRFALSNDGYHFRALNNNEPVIASEQISSTGGVRDPHILRGAEGKTFYMVATDMVSANGWNSNRAMVLLQSKDLIHWTSAIVNIPGRFKQFRNVNRVWAPQTIYDPTTKKYMIYWSMRAGNDPDVIYYAYANKDFTGLETEPKQLFFNPGGTPCIDGDIVFKNGQYYLFFKTEGNGNGIKIAVSDKLTGGYQLRDAYVQQTKDPVEGAGTFALNDGSGYILMYDVYTKGRYQFTKTTDLRNFKVVDNAVSMNFHPRHGTVMPVTREEAARLVRQWYTPESVMTSAQSALIKKNNIVLDTAARKLYLPVLPGTPLRNFDPQFIKFPGVTIVPARGGFSKGPVSYTVTVNGHNPETFTATVLQDHNPVLNGYYADPEILYSKKKNRFYIYPTSDGFNNWSGNYFKVFSSPDLVGWKDEGVILDLPRQVQWANRNAWAPAISEKKINGRCKYFYYFCAAQRIGVAVADNPAGPFVDSGKPLIAAKPEGIKNGQEIDPAVFTDPQTRKSYLYWGNNYMAGAELNDDMTSLKPGTTKLLTPDKTFREGTYVFYRKGRYYFMWSENDTRSPDYRVRYGTAITPLGKITVPANNIVIEKDPVLGIYGTGHNSVLQIPGTDEWYIVYHRFTYPNGIKMGSAAGYNREVCIDKMEFNADGSIRKVAPTHAGIAPVQLK; encoded by the coding sequence ATGAAGTGGCTATTGCTTTTACTTGCAGGATTGACGGTCAATAGTGCCGGTAGGCTCCATGCACAAGCCGGAAAGACGGCCGGTATTGTTTCAAAATACAGCGCCTACCTGTTTGTATATTTTACCGGGAATCAAAAAAAAGAAGAAGCCATCCGGTTTGCGTTAAGCAATGACGGCTACCACTTCCGGGCATTAAATAATAATGAACCCGTTATTGCTTCCGAGCAGATCAGTTCCACCGGCGGGGTTCGGGATCCGCATATCCTGCGTGGGGCGGAAGGTAAGACCTTTTATATGGTAGCCACAGATATGGTATCGGCCAACGGTTGGAACTCGAACCGGGCAATGGTATTACTGCAGTCAAAGGACCTCATCCACTGGACGTCAGCCATTGTAAATATCCCCGGGCGATTTAAACAATTTAGGAATGTGAACCGGGTATGGGCGCCGCAAACGATTTATGATCCCACCACAAAAAAATATATGATCTATTGGTCCATGCGCGCGGGTAACGATCCGGATGTAATATACTATGCCTATGCCAATAAAGATTTTACCGGGCTGGAAACCGAACCGAAACAACTTTTTTTTAATCCGGGTGGTACTCCCTGCATAGACGGAGATATTGTTTTCAAAAATGGCCAATATTATCTTTTCTTCAAAACAGAGGGAAATGGCAACGGAATAAAAATTGCCGTTTCAGATAAACTCACGGGAGGATACCAGTTGCGCGACGCGTATGTACAGCAAACCAAAGACCCGGTGGAAGGGGCGGGCACTTTTGCCCTGAACGATGGAAGCGGCTATATTTTAATGTATGATGTGTATACCAAAGGCCGCTATCAGTTTACCAAAACAACGGATCTTAGAAATTTTAAAGTAGTAGATAATGCCGTTTCGATGAATTTTCATCCGCGCCACGGAACCGTGATGCCAGTTACCCGGGAAGAAGCAGCGCGCCTGGTGCGCCAATGGTACACCCCGGAATCGGTTATGACATCGGCTCAATCTGCCCTAATAAAAAAGAACAATATTGTTTTGGATACTGCCGCAAGAAAACTATACCTGCCGGTGCTGCCGGGCACACCGTTAAGAAATTTCGATCCGCAGTTCATTAAATTTCCCGGCGTTACTATTGTGCCGGCGCGAGGTGGCTTTTCCAAAGGACCGGTTTCTTATACCGTAACAGTGAACGGTCATAATCCTGAAACCTTTACTGCTACTGTATTGCAGGATCATAACCCGGTACTTAATGGTTATTACGCTGATCCTGAAATTCTTTATTCAAAAAAAAAGAATCGATTTTATATCTATCCCACCAGCGATGGGTTTAACAACTGGTCGGGAAACTATTTCAAAGTATTTTCATCGCCCGATCTTGTGGGATGGAAGGATGAAGGGGTGATCCTCGATTTACCCAGGCAGGTGCAATGGGCAAATCGCAACGCCTGGGCGCCTGCTATCAGCGAAAAGAAAATTAACGGCCGGTGCAAATATTTTTATTATTTCTGCGCGGCGCAGCGAATAGGAGTGGCCGTGGCCGACAATCCTGCCGGTCCTTTTGTGGATTCCGGAAAGCCCCTGATCGCTGCCAAACCAGAAGGAATAAAGAACGGACAGGAAATTGATCCGGCGGTGTTCACCGATCCGCAAACGCGCAAAAGCTATCTGTATTGGGGAAATAATTATATGGCCGGTGCTGAACTAAATGATGACATGACTTCGCTAAAACCCGGAACAACAAAGCTACTCACTCCGGATAAAACTTTTCGTGAAGGAACCTATGTGTTTTACCGGAAGGGGCGTTATTATTTTATGTGGAGTGAAAATGATACCCGCAGTCCGGACTACCGGGTGCGTTATGGCACTGCAATAACGCCGCTGGGTAAAATAACGGTGCCGGCAAATAATATCGTCATCGAAAAAGATCCGGTCCTGGGCATTTACGGAACGGGGCATAATTCTGTACTACAGATCCCCGGAACCGACGAATGGTATATTGTGTACCACCGGTTTACCTACCCCAATGGAATTAAGATGGGGAGCGCAGCGGGATATAACCGCGAGGTTTGTATTGATAAAATGGAGTTTAATGCAGATGGGAGCATCCGCAAGGTGGCGCCCACCCATGCGGGTATTGCTCCGGTTCAATTAAAATAA